A single region of the Carassius gibelio isolate Cgi1373 ecotype wild population from Czech Republic chromosome A14, carGib1.2-hapl.c, whole genome shotgun sequence genome encodes:
- the LOC128027510 gene encoding protein shisa-3, giving the protein MVRLLNCLVLGYLTWNLGISDARGEYCHGWLDSSGNYHEGFQCPEGVDTADATVCCGSCSLRYCCAAPDARLDQGTCTNDREVDNNTQYAAQPIYVPFLMVGSIFVAFVVVGSLVAVYCCTCLRPKQPTQQPIRFSLRSQGETIPMILTTAPPSLRTPSRQSSTATTSSSSVGGGSSVRRFSLGRGDGLGQSSQQQLLMVSSSTASTPVHMAPAQPLLAPPPYTSQQGLQGSNSLQHTHAHSQLQLHHQTLQSSSFFLPQQFFFPLPQDPFSTNKGFAEFSEC; this is encoded by the exons ATGGTGCGCCTGCTCAATTGCCTGGTCTTGGGGTATTTGACATGGAATCTGGGAATATCTGATGCCCGAGGAGAGTACTGTCACGGCTGGTTAGACAGCAGCGGGAATTACCATGAGGGCTTTCAGTGTCCAGAGGGCGTTGACACGGCGGACGCGACGGTGTGCTGCGGGAGCTGCTCGCTGCGCTACTGCTGCGCGGCCCCGGATGCGCGCCTCGATCAGGGGACCTGCACCAACGACAGAGAAGTGGACAACAACACGCAATATGCTGCCC AGCCCATCTATGTGCCCTTCCTGATGGTGGGCTCCATCTTCGTGGCGTTTGTAGTGGTGGGTTCTCTGGTGGCCGTGTACTGCTGCACCTGCCTGCGACCCAAGCAGCCCACACAGCAGCCCATCCGCTTCTCACTGCGCAGTCAGGGCGAAACCATCCCCATGATCCTCACCACAGCCCCTCCCAGCCTCCGCACACCATCACGACAGTCCAGCACGGCCACCACCAGCTCCAGCTCAGTGGGAGGAGGCAGCTCCGTCCGGCGCTTCTCCCTGGGCCGGGGTGACGGACTGGGACAGAGCTCGCAACAGCAGCTCCTGATGGTCTCGTCTTCCACGGCCTCCACTCCTGTGCACATGGCCCCGGCGCAGCCTCTGTTGGCTCCACCGCCCTACACCTCCCAGCAGGGACTGCAGGGCAGTAACTCTCTCCAGCACACGCACGCTCACAGCCAGTTACAGCTGCACCACCAGACCCTGCAAAGCTCCAGCTTCTTTCTACCACAACAGTTCTTCTTTCCCCTGCCGCAGGACCCGTTCTCCACAAACAAGGGCTTTGCTGAATTCAGCGAGTGCTGA